From Methylovorus glucosotrophus:
CGGGGCAGGGGCGAGGGGGACAGCTCAACTACGGCATCCAGCAGCGATTGCACGCCAAAGTTGTTAATGGCCGAGCCAAAAAACACCGGGGTTTGCTTGCCGGAGAGATAGGCTTCTTTATCAAAGGTACTGGAAGCGCCACGCACCAGCTCAACATCAATGCGCAGTTCTTCTGCCTGCGAGCCTATCAGTTCGTCCAGGCGCGGATTATCCAGCCCCTGGATGGTTTCCGAGGTGCCTTTTTCGGCGTGCGGATCAAAGAAGGAAATGCTGTCGTTATAGAGGTGATACACCCCACGGAAGCTTTTGCCCATGCCGATAGGCCAGGTCATGGGCGCGCATTGCATGCCCAGGGTTGACTCGATTTCGTCCAGCAACTCAATCGGCGCACGGCTTTCGCGATCCAGCTTGTTGATGAAGGTGAGGATAGGCGTATCGCGCATGCGGCATACATTCAGTAGCTTGATGGTCTGCGCTTCCACGCCGTTTACCGAGTCGATCACCATGACGGCCGAGTCGACGGCGGTAAGGGTGCGATAGGTATCTTCCGAAAAGTCATCGTGGCCGGGGGTATCCAGCAGATTGATCATGTGTTCGCGGTAAGGGAACTGCATCACCGACGACGTGACCGAGATGCCACGTTGCTTTTCCAGTTCCATCCAGTCAGACGTGGCATGGCGTGCGGCTTTGCGCCCACGTACTTCACCGGCGACCTGAATGGCGCCACCGAACCACAGCAGTTTTTCGGTGAGGGTGGTTTTACCCGCATCCGGGTGGGAAATAATGGCAAAGGTACGGCGGCGTTGAATCTCGGACTGGCTCATGACAAGGGCAAAAGGCGTGAAGAAAGATCGCCATTATACCCTGTCTTGCTGCTCAGCCCTGCGGTGCCACTTCTTCATCGACCCCGCAACGCCGGTTGGCCGGCACCGCGATATCGATCAGGCGCGGTTTGGGCAAATCGAGCGATGCCATGATCTCGATGAAAGCATCACGAGACTTGCCTGCCAACCGCGGATTGATGGTTTTTTCCTGCCCGATGCAGCTGACGCGGCGCCCCTGATAATCATGCCCGGGGTAGACCAGGGTTTCATCCGGCAGCGTGAAAAGACGTTGGCTGATACTGTCGTAAAGCACGCCCGCATCGCCGCCCTGGAAGTCGGTGCGTCCGCACCCATTGATGAGCAGTGAATCACCAGTAAATACGCGATCTTTCCACAGAAAAGACACGCTGCCGGGCGTATGGCCGGGCGTCGCAATCACCTGAAGCTGCTCGTTGCCAAGCTGGACGCTGTCGCCATCTTTCAGTTGCCGGTCTGCAGCGCTGGCACCGCATAAGGCGCCGACAGCGCTGCGCGAGCCTATGCGTTGGCGCAACTCACCGCCTGCCGTGATGTGATCGGCATGCACATGGGTTTCCAGCGTCCATGCCAGTTCCAGCTGGTGCTCTGCCAACAGGGCGAGGTAAATATCGATTTCGGTAATGACGGGGTCGATCAGCAGGGCTTGATCGCCATCGGTAATCAGATAGGTATAGGTAGAGGAGTTGGGCTCGAATAACTGGCGGAACATCACTTGCTCCTGATGAGGTGTCTTTAAAAAATACTAACACATATTATATGAAAATATATAATATTGAAGATTCAACTAACCCTATGATTGGAAGCTGTATTTCATGTCCGTTG
This genomic window contains:
- a CDS encoding peptide chain release factor 3; this encodes MSQSEIQRRRTFAIISHPDAGKTTLTEKLLWFGGAIQVAGEVRGRKAARHATSDWMELEKQRGISVTSSVMQFPYREHMINLLDTPGHDDFSEDTYRTLTAVDSAVMVIDSVNGVEAQTIKLLNVCRMRDTPILTFINKLDRESRAPIELLDEIESTLGMQCAPMTWPIGMGKSFRGVYHLYNDSISFFDPHAEKGTSETIQGLDNPRLDELIGSQAEELRIDVELVRGASSTFDKEAYLSGKQTPVFFGSAINNFGVQSLLDAVVELSPSPLPRNTASREVAPGDAKFSGFVFKIQANMDPKHRDRIAFLRVCSGRFERGMKIKQVASGKMLAVNNAITFMAQDRNTTDEAWAGDIIGIPNHGTVKLGDTFTEGEDLKFTGIPSFAPEFFRRARLKNPLKMKQLQKGLQQLAEEGASQLFRPLMSNDLILGAVGTLQFDVVAHRLEHEYGVDVVFESYDCSTARWLRGSDADLKAIADKYGFNVALDGANEYVYLAPNRVNLQMAQERYPDIQFLETREIF
- a CDS encoding MBL fold metallo-hydrolase, which produces MFRQLFEPNSSTYTYLITDGDQALLIDPVITEIDIYLALLAEHQLELAWTLETHVHADHITAGGELRQRIGSRSAVGALCGASAADRQLKDGDSVQLGNEQLQVIATPGHTPGSVSFLWKDRVFTGDSLLINGCGRTDFQGGDAGVLYDSISQRLFTLPDETLVYPGHDYQGRRVSCIGQEKTINPRLAGKSRDAFIEIMASLDLPKPRLIDIAVPANRRCGVDEEVAPQG